In a single window of the Micromonospora inositola genome:
- a CDS encoding sensor histidine kinase, producing MSSSPRSDRPGRLRRRLAGWSLRRRLVLSVVALLALVSIGIGGLTTVALRHFLIAQVDNQLTMGDRRTGDLPPWFRQSGDPRRPGPGTGPAALEPPRGFPPGSIAMRMAADGATTATSRAEAGGVDQVPAADVTTLAALPPDGQPRTVELDDRGDYRAVAHREANGDVLGVAIPLSGVEETVMWMIVAQAGVVTAGLLIAGSLGALIVRATLRPLNRVAATASRVTELPLDRGEVALSVRVPEADTDPRTEVGQVGGALNRMLGHVAAALAARQASEMRVRQFVADASHELRTPLAAIRGYAEVARRGRDRVPPDVAHALRRVESESTRMTSLVDDLLLLARLDSGRPLAAEPVDLTALVVDAVSDAHAAGPEHRWQLDLPDEPMAVTGDAARLHQVVANLLANARVHTPPGTTVTTRLAPVAGGVELSVADDGPGIPPELQEEVFERFARGDSSRSRAHGSTGLGLAIVAAVVEAHHGRVDVVSRPGHTVFMVWLPASTADA from the coding sequence ATGTCCTCAAGCCCGCGGAGTGACCGGCCCGGGCGGTTGCGGCGTCGGCTGGCCGGCTGGTCGCTGCGCCGCCGGCTGGTGCTCTCCGTGGTGGCGCTGCTCGCCCTGGTCAGCATCGGCATCGGCGGCCTCACCACGGTCGCCCTGCGACACTTCCTGATCGCCCAGGTCGACAACCAGCTCACCATGGGCGACCGACGCACCGGTGACCTGCCGCCCTGGTTCCGCCAGTCCGGCGATCCGCGGCGGCCGGGCCCCGGCACCGGGCCGGCAGCCCTGGAGCCGCCACGCGGCTTCCCGCCGGGCTCGATCGCGATGCGGATGGCCGCCGACGGGGCGACGACGGCGACGAGCCGAGCCGAGGCCGGAGGAGTGGACCAGGTTCCCGCCGCCGACGTCACCACACTTGCCGCGCTGCCCCCCGACGGGCAGCCGCGCACGGTCGAGCTCGACGACCGGGGTGACTACCGCGCGGTGGCCCATCGGGAGGCCAACGGCGACGTGCTCGGCGTCGCCATCCCCCTCTCCGGGGTGGAGGAGACCGTCATGTGGATGATCGTCGCCCAGGCCGGTGTGGTCACCGCCGGGCTGCTGATCGCCGGCAGTCTCGGCGCGCTCATCGTCCGGGCGACCCTGCGCCCGCTGAACCGGGTCGCCGCGACCGCCAGCCGGGTCACCGAGCTGCCGCTGGACCGGGGCGAGGTGGCGCTGTCGGTCCGGGTGCCGGAGGCCGACACCGACCCGCGGACCGAGGTGGGCCAGGTGGGCGGCGCGCTCAACCGGATGCTCGGCCACGTCGCCGCCGCGCTGGCTGCCCGGCAGGCCAGCGAGATGCGGGTACGCCAGTTCGTCGCCGACGCCAGCCACGAGCTGCGTACCCCCCTCGCGGCCATCCGCGGGTACGCCGAGGTGGCCCGGCGCGGCCGGGACCGGGTGCCGCCGGACGTGGCCCACGCGCTGCGCCGGGTGGAGTCGGAGAGCACCCGGATGACCAGCCTCGTCGACGACCTGCTGCTGCTGGCCCGGCTCGACTCCGGCCGGCCCCTGGCAGCCGAACCCGTCGACCTGACCGCGCTGGTCGTCGACGCGGTCAGCGACGCCCACGCGGCCGGCCCGGAGCACCGCTGGCAGCTCGACCTGCCCGACGAGCCGATGGCCGTGACCGGGGACGCGGCCCGGCTGCACCAGGTGGTGGCGAACCTGCTCGCCAACGCCCGGGTGCATACGCCACCCGGCACCACCGTGACCACCCGGCTGGCCCCGGTCGCCGGCGGGGTCGAGCTCAGTGTCGCCGACGACGGGCCGGGCATCCCGCCCGAGCTGCAGGAAGAGGTCTTCGAGCGGTTCGCCCGCGGGGACAGCTCCCGCTCCCGGGCGCACGGCAGCACCGGCCTCGGCCTGGCCATCGTGGCCGCCGTGGTGGAGGCCCACCACGGCCGGGTCGACGTGGTCAGCCGCCCCGGCCACACGGTCTTCATGGTGTGGCTGCCGGCTTCCACAGCCGACGCATAG